The DNA segment TGTGTGTGTATTTGACTGTGTGCGTgatactgtgtgtgagtgtgacagtgcgtaaccctgtgtgtgtgagtgaccgTGTATATTGtgtgaccctgtgtgtgtgtgtaaccgtgtgtgtgtattgtgtgacTCTGAATGTAACCCTGTGTATGTTCCTGTGATCTCCTCCCCAGCTCAACGGCAGTATGATGAGTCTCTTCAGCTCAGGGGAGTTTGGCTCTCTGGAGGTGAAGGGCAGTATTTTGTTCGCACTGCACTATGACAGCCACAAGGGGGAGTTCCAAATCAAGGTGTCCCGCTGCCAAGACCTCGCTGAGGCCAAGAAACAGCGCTCAGACCCGTGAGAcacaatgtctgtctgtctgtctgtctttgtatgTGTCtacactgctatgcaaaagtctttgacgtgttgcatttttctactctgatgcattatgagcatcaacattttactcaaagcctccacaagtgttttctactattataacaactttgacttgcataaagaaggaaacacattgagtgaaatagaaCGCATctctcgattttcaaggtgtggtatccgaagcataatcaaaaagtacagagaaacatcacctgCAAtagacaaacccaggactggaagccccaaaaagctgtctaacaagattgagcaatacttgaagataatatccttaaggaatagaaatccaaagcacctttgaccattgttccacagtccaatttctgtgttcttgtgcatattttagccttttagtcttgttcccctttcttttaacagaggtattcttactccAACACATCGTTTTAAgacctgatttcaagagtgaccttcgtactgttgatttggttatgcttcggataccacatcTTGAAATCGAGTGATGCGTTCCATTGCGCTCaatgttttttccttctttatgcaagtcaagattgttctaatagtagaaaacaccagcggaggctttgagtaaattgttgatgctataatgcatcagagtagaaaaatgcaacatgtctaagacttttgcacagcagtgcatCTTTCCATCAATATGATTCTGTACTTCATTCTGACCTGGGAAAGGTGCAAGAACCCCTCTATTTgtccatttaaatataaaatcccTACTTTTACAGACAGATCTGTCACAGCTGTACTACTTAATTCAAGGTGCCAGACAAGGCGAGTGGAGAGGGTCATCTTGTCTAATAACAAGGTGTCGGACTTCATGCGAGACAGTCAACACAAGGCATAGGAAGAAGTTATTCTTGTGTGATAAACATGCATAATAAACTAAGGGAATATTAGCACAGAACTTGAACACATTATTTTTGCTGTTCCCAAAGCGCAGCTGTTGGTCTGATTTATCAATagctctctctcgtgtgtgttgTTTGCCTCCCTGCTTATCCATGTGTGTTTCCCGGCCCAGGTATGTGAAGAGTTACCTTCTCCCAGACAAGTCGTCCCACAGCAAGAGGAAGACCAGCGTGAAGAAGAAGAGCATCAACCCCGTCTTCGACGAGACCCTCAAGGTGAGCTTCCTGTTCCAGGTTTCACTTCCTGCCGGTCACACATCAGAGCCCCTCAGCAGTTGTTGCTACATCATTTAAACAAGCGAGTGTTTACATTGGAAACGCTTCTCTGATCAGGAATTAGTGTCAAATACCACGAAAAACAACTAACGTGTAAATTGACTTGTTGATATTCGGAATGACGCAGTACAAGATCTCGATGGCGGATCTGAGGAGCCGCACGCTCAACCTGTCGGTGTGGCACCACGACCCCCTCGGACGGAACTTCTTCCTGGGCGAGGTAGAGGTCGCCATGGAGACCTGGGACTGGAGCGACTGCCAGCCCGCCTGGCACGACCTGCTTCCCCGGGTGAGTGATCCAAACATGCAAAGCACAAGCAGCTGGGAATCTATAGGTAAAGCAGGGCAAAGAGGCAGGGCAAAGAGGCGGGGCAAAGGGTCAGGGCAAAGAGTCAGGGCAAAGAGGCAGAGCAGAGTCAGGGCACAAGTGGGGAAGAAGCAGGGAACTAACCCTGCTATGGAATGAGTGAGGAATAGATGTTTATTCATaactgtaacagcactgtattTCTAGAATATGTAgcaattttaaaatccattttataaaatagttttactAGCTTATATTATGGACGAGGAgttttctcagtgtcttcaaattGATGTTATGGTCACCACCGTAAGTAAAGAATGACCTCCTCTGTTATAGTGCTGAAGGCACCAGCTGAAATATTTGTCTGCTTAGTTTAGGAGTTCCCCTGCTGGCAGAATATGAGGTACTGtgtatggaggctgtctgtctgtcttacagTCCAGGTTGTTTTTATGTAACACATGTTTTTGATTGTGAGATCTGGAACAGTTGCTCCAGCAAAGagattgatttgtgtgtgtgtttgcagaccCCCATGTCTCCCGACTGCATTAGCAGCAGAGGGAGGATCTCCCTGGCTCTGCAGTTCATCCCAGCTGGCTCACAAGGTGAGAGAACTCCAGCGCACTTCTGTCTGGAGAAACCATAGAGGTGGTTCATTTGATCTAACCAGCAGCAGATATAATGCCACTTAATCAATAACAGAGCCCCTGCTGTGCCCCGTTAGAGATGGTGGTAGACTGGATACATGCTGATAAGGCCGGGGCACACACACGTGGTGCGATGCCATTGGCTGTCGGGCAGAATTTTACTGCTGCTGTCGCTGGCAATGTTACTGAATGGTTCTTCACAGACCAGAGCGCTATAATACTGCAGTGTTGCTGAGCGGAGCCTCTCAAATTGGTGGTCTGTGTGCTTCTGTGTGGCTCCTGTATGGTTGGTGGTCTGTGTGGTTCTGTGAGGCTTCAGTATGGTTGGTGGGTCTGTGTGCTTCTGTGTGGCTCCTGTATGGTTGGTGGTCTGTGTGGTTCTGTGATGCGTGGTGGTCCTGTGTCTCTAGTGTtttctttcctctcctctctcaggcagcggcacTCCTTTAACTGGAGAGCTCCATTTCTGGCTGAAGGAGGCTCAGAACATCATTCCCACGAAGGGCAGCACCATCGACACCTTCCTCAAAAGGTAGGGGCGCCAAAGAACCTTGAACGCACGCTGCGTTTAAATCTGTCCTTGTGATAGCATTATACAAAGGGCCTGCAAACAGAAAAGGAACCAATAGATGCCACTTAGAAGTACTCAAATCTAGTAATACTGTTTAGTTCTGCTGCTGTGTATACGGTGGTTTGAAAGTTCTGGATGCAGTGTAAACTTTCAACATATATTAAGGACAAGAGTAATAAACTCCTTTTAGCAGTAGTAATAGCTGAGCTGCAATCCCTCACAGTCCCTCTCCCCCCCGTCCTGCTCTCTCAGCTATGTGCTCCCAGACGACAGCAAGTCGAGCCGTCAGAAGACCCGCGTGGTGAAGAAGACCCTGAGCCCCACCTTCAACCACACCATGGTGTACGACGGCTTCCAGAGAGAGGACCTGAAGGAGGCCTGCGCGGAGTTCACGCTGTGGGAGCACCAGACCTTCTCCAGCCTGCTACTGGGGGGCGTGCGACTCAGCATGGGCACAGGTACAGCGCCACCTAGGGGTGGCAACCGGGGCTTGCACCACTGTGTGTCTGTTTACAGCTTGCTGGTGCTTCTCATTGTTAGAAAGcagcggtcctcaaagtaatttgagTTTTCCAAATTCAGGATGGAAAATCTCCCGTTTCGTAGCAGttagatccattcctggttttactttgagtttaataagacacacctgagcttgtaacaTATACACGAAACGGGTAAACAGCTattcaataggagtcttatttccatccctgttgaaTTCCAGTTTATTTGTCACATGTTGATTAACACTCTGCCCCCGGGCTGTGTTCCAGGGTTCAGCTACGGGCAGCCTGTGAGCTGGATGGATTCCACAGAGGAGGAGATTGCTGTCTGGAGAGCCATGATCTCACAGCCGGGCACGTGGGTGGACACCTCCCTGCCACTGAGGACCAACCTAGTGCCCAGGAGCACAGCCTCAGAGCCTAACTAAGAGATCCAGCACCCCAATCCCAgagcactgagacagagagaggaccCCAAGAACATCTCGTCTGCAGCCTGCATCAACATGCTGCTATGTGGAACATTGCTTATCTACCTGGATTTCACAATGCTCTGAACAGAACTTGGAATGTTTGTCACATTGAATTGAAGACACACTAAAATCATGCAGCGGTCACGTGCAATGAGGTGCAATCAGGAgtcattaaaatgattatttggtGTGAAGCCAGGAGCTTTAGTGAGGTGCAGAAAGCATGTATTCAAACCGACTAGCATTTGTTCATCAATCAGGAATCATTTAGTAGACAGCAAGTAGCGTAGTGCTGTCCTTACTGAGGAGGCTTGGAGGAGCTAATTCAACAGACTTCCAACTCGCTGCACAAAAACGGGTACaattgtcagtctctgcttgggagaggcccaggactggatggcaggcaggcaggcaggcaggaggtgTTCAGATCAGGACTGAGGTGCGCACTCCCTCTCTCGTCACTGCCAGCCCGAAACTTTGTTCTAAATTATTCGTATCAGGATGTATCAACGCAAAGCAACTAGTGCTTTCAATCAGACCTGTCTGACCGTATCTGAGTAAATTTCCATGGCATGGCAGCGAAGCACTCCAGCCCTTTAAGACACATGCTTGGCAAGGTTCCAAACACACGGGGCAGCACAGCCAAGCtctttttgtttcagcttttCTTTATGCAAATGCAATAAGGTGCGACTTCAACTGAACTTTCCCACTGATCACCCAGGACTGTACTGACCAAAGTACGCAAGGATTGCTTGTAAGAAGAAAGCATTCTGTAATTATTACTTCAGATCTGTTTAGATTTTTCTGTGACCCGTGTACAGAATGCCTAACTTGCTGAATTTATTGTGCAGAACTGGTTGATTTTTGACCGTGGGTTTGCCTGCACCGTCACttggattttagttttttgtctgaTTTCTTGTAGTGGATGCACTCAAAATATATTCTGTGCAAGAAAATCAATCATTTCCAAGTGCAGTGCTTGTAATCACAGTAGTGTGTGAATCACTAATAGACATTTCAGGGTGCTTTTTACAGTACatggttaatacatttctttaaagacAGGGCCAGTCCATCACACTGAAGATAAATCAGCCCTCAGACTCTATTGAAAGCTCCCTGTGCTTGCAATTTATAATAGAGGGGCTTAACAAGATGTTTAAACTACAATCGCATATGGCTGAAGTATGCTTGATGTCAGTTCTGGGTAAATCCAATGCTTTGAATGACAAGCTTAGTTTATGGGTTCCTGTGAGATTCACgttatatcattttctgtttcagtcctgGACTGGGACTTGTAAAGCATCCCTGCAGGCTCTATGgtgctctcagaatcatgtctaacacACAAGctcctgtccccctgcaacaccccTCGTGGGTGTAAGAAAGTCCATATGTATTCTCTATGGTATTTCTCACTGATGTAGGTCttacaggttaatggttacactggtgCACTGAAGGccagacatgattctgagagctctaatGAGGACACAGGGGTGCATTCAACGGTATAATTATAAAGTTTCCTGGACGTGATAAAATGCAAACAGATACACAGTGAATCTGGACATCAACAAGAACAGTTTGGATTTCAAGTTGCTCATTAACGTGTGACTTCATGCagatattaaaatagtttttgcttAACTTGTCTTGGGGGGGGTCGATCCCGTGTCACATTTGAAGGATTATTTCTTTATTCCGTTGTTCTGTGATGGGGACAGATAATCAGCTTGCTACCTTTCTCTGCAAAAATGACTGGAGAGAACGCACGAACGCACAGTTTTAAGTTTTGAAAAGGTACATTTTTCATTCCTCTTCATCTTCACTCCGACACTCTCCTTTCCTCACCACAGTCATTTCCTTCCTGTGCTGCAGGTAGTAGGACCCGCACTTGCAGTGCAGCATGGAATGGGAGTGGAGGCTCAGGTGGGGTTGCATTATACAGGAAGGAAGTGAACTTTTGACAtggtggcaaaaaaaataaatgtcaaaacaaTAAGGGACTTGAGAAAGTGTTGTTACACCAAAAAGAAAACCAGTCTGGGTGCAAAACTACAGCCTGGAGAAATCTGCCTGAGCTAAGAATTGTGTAAATGCATTCAGAGTAGAGGTCTTCACGGGTCTACACGGACCCAAGGACCCGAGACCCGAGACCCGACCCACACCAAACAGGTTTTCAGGTGCAAAATTTTCACGCAACTCTTGGGTCGGGTctgattttgtttactcagtaatacacaaacTGTTGATTACTATTGAAGAGGCTCTCTTTGgtactaaaaatcattgtttgtaattcctgttgcgtggattggcttcccccagcagcacatgacatggcttgcagagcGCAGCCTTAAAAGTcagagtaatggatttgtttataaAGGACGAGAcagaaaaaattaagaaaaacaaattccatgaacaaaagctCCCAGAAAATGGCAATGAATCAGCCgttgttattgtggacaaagaaggaaaattgattttgcaaaacacaaatttgaCGAGTTTACTCTTGTGTGAAGTTTGTAATAGAATCCTGCGTTTACGAgcttgtgcttcagttcatttgattttcagataatgtatttatctttgtatcttttaacaaacatattatgtatttaattttaaactatgtaggttcatgatggaatGAACAGTGTCTAGATCAGCTAGATTCCCAGGTTGACTGGAATAAACCCACTGCTTTAATACTGGATCCAGTCAGTGTATATACTAAGCTAGGGAAAGCGCTCCACTGTTTTTTTGGGCCAGGTTGGATCCGGGTCTAATAAAAAGAATTTTACATTGGGTCGTGTTGATTACTTTGGACCCTTGAAGACATCTGATTCAGAGATACAGAGTGCGAGATGGAGGGGTCTGCAGTCAGCTGGGATTTAGTTCTGAGTGCTGGTTTGAAAGTCTTTTACTATTTTAATGCTGAAAGACCGAATCTGctgctgtattgtattactgGTGCTGGAGTTTCAATAAACTGCTTTAATAAACACGTCTCTTCATGTGACTCATGAAGTGCTCAATGAGACGCAGCTACACTGTAGCACATTTCACAATTCTCTCAATCTCCTGACTGGACATGATGTGAAGCTGGAGTTCATTTCTCAGGGAAGATTATCAGTCAAGGATCAATGAAAGATTTGGCTATTTTCCACATAATGTTTACAGAGCCGGGTTTCCATCCAGCTTTTAAGATgggaaattatttttgtttagctcggctcaccgcttccacccctgcgctgactcaggagcggcgaagacaaacacacgctgtcctccgaagcgtgtgccatcagccgacccgcttctttacacactgcagactcaccatgcagccacctcagagctacagtgtcggaggacaacgcagctctgggtagcttgcaggcaagcctgcaggcatctggccagaccacaggggtcgctgatgcacggtcagccaattgagcgccgcccccctgggagctttgatcggcaaaggaatagcccaggactcgaaccggcgacgtccaggctataggacgcatcctgcactccacgcggagtgcctttactggatgcgccacgcGGGAGCCTgggaaaaaatgacaaatgacaaaaacGCTGACTAGATTTGTACGCACCAATTTTATTCTTCACTTCCCCCAAAACATGGCAGTCTGGCATGCATGAACTTGAGGGTtaatccttataaaaaaaaaaaaaacaaaaaaaaaaaaaagcctactttGCGAGATGACGGTGGTATGAGTCGTTCAAAAGGAAAGTAAGGCTGGAGGAAACGCTTTGATATCAGTATAGTGCATTACTGCCAGCATACTCAGCAAGTTTACTTTCATTCAAGGTTTATGATGGATCAAATACCTTACACCACTGAACATGAAAGCTAGGGGTCACATTTCAGGATctttacagcacagtgcaaacCTAGTGTTTTTTGTTAACCCTAATAAGCTAGCTATGATGTACTGAAATTCAATAAATAGACAAGCCTGTACATTTCTAGAATAATAAAGACATTTCAATATAtctgtacaaaaacacacatttccatGGATTCATAAGCAAAATAATACAGAATCCTTAGAGACTTCTTTAGAAGACAATGTAAAGACACTTCTATAGAATAATGCCTGCATTCCTATACATTTCTGCATAATAACATGGACACCCCTACAAGAATATCATTTCAATATTCAACACCTATTGGAACAGCTTTAAGATTAACTaatttatttcataaataaaaaaataaaaaaatgtatttatagaaaTATCCCATTATGTGATTTTACCAAGCCATTCCTAAACACTCTTAAACAACAAAGCCTACAACAGGTAAACTgcagacatttaaaacattacagtGATGGCAACCCAAACAGgcttttaaacaacataaaaacaactaGAGCATACTCCATATTTAACACACTGAAGGTGTATCAGTCTTGCTGAAATGCCAAGTAGCATTTGGAAACATCAGTTAATAACCTTTACCTTAGAACCTGATGAAGCCCTTCTGAAGCCACGCCCACTGTGTGTGCCGCTCTATTTAAACACTGCCCAAACCCAGGAGCGTTATTCTGAACTCTGAGATAATTAACAGAGAGCCGAGGTGTCTGTGTTCCTGACAAACATGTCTGTGATTAGCGTGCTCCTAGCACACACCTCCACGGTGTCTCTGGCTTTAGTTTtaactggttttatatttttatacttttactgGAAATCCTCCAAGTCGTCTAATTACAGCTTCCCCCCCGGCCCGCCGGCTCTACCTGTTATTGGGAACCTGAACATTCTGGACCTGCACCGGCCGTACAAAACGCTGAGTAAGGTGAGTGGCGCTGTGGACCAGGCAGGGCGTTAAGATCAGGATTTAAGTGGGTATTGTGGGTAGGTTTTTACAGatttaacatcagggctgaagaaagagaaacACGTCTATTTTACTGGCcttaattttagatattttagaaGAAGTATTTTAGGCATCTGATTCCTGTTCCCTTAGCAATTAACTAcagcactgtattaaaaacaatcgATTCTTGACTCTCCCTCCCTTCTGCAAATGAACAATGAAAAATGCAGAACATACAGACTAACAAAAAGCACATGCATTGACGGGTTTGGTGTTGGGTTTAGAGGGGGATTGGTATTGTATTTAAAGAagtgttttgtgcagctactcAGCAGTGAAATCAGCTGTCTTAGTGCGCATAACATCTGCCATTAAATCCCGTTCTACTTTGCATTACCGCGCCCATGAATAAACTCCGCTCTCAGATTTGTAATGACGACGCCGCTCTGTGATGAAACATGTAAGTCTTTTCCCCTATCCCAGCTCAATtaaatgcagcacttaataaaTAAACGCTTACAAACCACAGCAGAGATAAACATTACCAATAGAACCAAAATCAATTGAATacacttgaataaaatgtatttaaaagaataccaTTACACATGGGAGCACACTGGTATTTTtctgtaaagacaaacaaaacaataccagAGGCACAGAGCACTGTGTACTGTTGCGGTTTGCTTTGCGCAATCCTGCCTCTCTGCCTTATACAGTAACTCGTACTTTTCCCTGGAACATCAGTGAATCGCATATTACTTGTTGCATT comes from the Polyodon spathula isolate WHYD16114869_AA unplaced genomic scaffold, ASM1765450v1 scaffolds_579, whole genome shotgun sequence genome and includes:
- the sytl1 gene encoding synaptotagmin-like protein 1 — translated: MMSLFSSGEFGSLEVKGSILFALHYDSHKGEFQIKVSRCQDLAEAKKQRSDPYVKSYLLPDKSSHSKRKTSVKKKSINPVFDETLKYKISMADLRSRTLNLSVWHHDPLGRNFFLGEVEVAMETWDWSDCQPAWHDLLPRTPMSPDCISSRGRISLALQFIPAGSQGSGTPLTGELHFWLKEAQNIIPTKGSTIDTFLKSYVLPDDSKSSRQKTRVVKKTLSPTFNHTMVYDGFQREDLKEACAEFTLWEHQTFSSLLLGGVRLSMGTGFSYGQPVSWMDSTEEEIAVWRAMISQPGTWVDTSLPLRTNLVPRSTASEPN